In Funiculus sociatus GB2-C1, a genomic segment contains:
- a CDS encoding DUF981 family protein translates to MFVNYITLMLINMVAGLFILASYVYWGLGADNQKRWIPGFGMTGAIALVTGLHMTFTWPVTGSFNIAYGETSVLFGLLFVAASIAIAQGWDLLTVAMYAFFAGLAAIVIGARIINLNLTRQPLLSGIGFILTGLGGVLAAPSLYLQTNRTWRMIGAAVLIIAALIWALTGYMAYWGHIANYSDWKPPIMRSP, encoded by the coding sequence GTGTTTGTCAATTACATAACGCTGATGCTGATCAATATGGTAGCGGGGCTGTTTATCTTAGCTTCCTACGTGTATTGGGGACTTGGTGCCGATAATCAGAAAAGGTGGATTCCAGGCTTTGGAATGACGGGCGCGATCGCACTCGTAACTGGCTTACACATGACTTTTACATGGCCTGTTACTGGCAGTTTCAACATTGCTTATGGTGAGACATCAGTTTTATTCGGGCTTTTATTCGTAGCCGCATCAATAGCGATCGCGCAGGGTTGGGACTTACTAACAGTGGCAATGTACGCCTTCTTCGCTGGTTTGGCTGCCATTGTAATTGGGGCGCGGATCATCAACTTGAATTTGACACGACAGCCACTCCTATCCGGTATCGGCTTCATCCTGACAGGATTAGGTGGTGTCCTCGCTGCACCATCACTTTATCTGCAAACTAATCGCACCTGGCGAATGATTGGCGCAGCTGTACTGATAATAGCTGCTCTCATCTGGGCGCTTACTGGTTACATGGCATACTGGGGTCACATAGCAAACTACTCCGACTGGAAGCCGCCGATTATGCGATCGCCCTAA